A genome region from Anaerobacillus alkaliphilus includes the following:
- a CDS encoding class I SAM-dependent methyltransferase: MKKLTYTDMLADLGITSAHPGGSFLTKKILTKESITPDKKILDVGCGTGQTAVFLAKTYKCDVIAIDAHTTMIRKAKKRFEKNELPIKLIKANAEKLPFSDEIFDFITAESVIAFTQTSQSLPEMVRVLKKAGRLISIEMTAENNLSEDEKKEITEVYGIERVFTEEEWKEEFLRAGFTEVMIEEDHDRPKEFIGEKNDPSNYIDPNVFEILQTHSSLLEKLNGRLGYRIFRCLK, encoded by the coding sequence ATGAAAAAATTGACTTACACGGATATGCTCGCAGACCTTGGCATTACTAGCGCTCACCCTGGTGGATCTTTCTTAACAAAAAAAATACTAACAAAGGAAAGTATTACCCCTGATAAGAAAATTCTCGATGTTGGATGTGGAACTGGACAAACAGCTGTTTTTCTTGCAAAAACATATAAATGTGACGTTATTGCTATTGATGCTCATACCACGATGATCAGAAAAGCCAAAAAGCGTTTTGAAAAAAATGAACTGCCTATCAAACTGATAAAGGCCAATGCTGAAAAACTTCCATTTTCGGATGAAATATTTGACTTTATTACAGCAGAATCGGTGATTGCCTTTACACAAACTAGTCAATCCTTACCGGAAATGGTTAGGGTTTTAAAAAAAGCAGGAAGACTAATTTCAATAGAAATGACAGCCGAAAACAACTTGTCAGAAGATGAAAAAAAAGAAATTACTGAGGTTTATGGTATTGAGAGGGTATTTACTGAAGAAGAATGGAAAGAAGAGTTTCTTAGAGCCGGATTTACTGAGGTTATGATAGAGGAAGATCATGATAGACCAAAAGAATTTATTGGCGAGAAAAATGACCCTTCTAATTATATTGATCCCAATGTTTTCGAAATCTTACAGACCCATAGTTCATTATTAGAAAAGTTAAATGGGCGTTTAGGTTATCGAATTTTCCGTTGTTTAAAATAA
- a CDS encoding ThiF family adenylyltransferase — protein MDKKFVKYSRQLLFWPEGNTSQEKLSKKIVTIIGMGALGTALANHLVRAGVGRIRIVDRDFVEESNLQRQMLFDEHDALHHLPKVVAAKEKLALINSSVDITYYIEDVNASNIEEIVKGSDLILDGTDNMTTRFLINDISHKLGIPWIYGGVVHSRGMTTTIIPYKTPCFRCLFPDAEIGHGDTCDTVGVLSTIVHIIASYQATEAFKLLIEDTHSVRQEMLQIDVWKNDFDEFPFQHSLNKTCPCCQQKNFTFLENAKYTSLVTSLCGRNSIQITPESFQNNINFDDFHTKWTRVGNVVRTPYLLRLTYDEYTLSLFKNGRLLIQGTNDQTIAKRLYTSLVGE, from the coding sequence ATGGATAAAAAATTTGTGAAATATTCGCGACAATTACTTTTTTGGCCTGAAGGTAATACAAGTCAAGAGAAGCTTAGTAAAAAAATAGTTACAATTATTGGAATGGGAGCCTTAGGGACAGCGTTAGCAAATCACTTAGTTCGAGCAGGAGTTGGAAGAATAAGAATAGTAGACAGGGACTTTGTAGAGGAAAGTAATTTGCAAAGGCAAATGTTATTTGACGAACATGATGCTCTTCATCATTTACCAAAAGTAGTTGCCGCAAAAGAAAAGCTAGCATTAATTAATTCTTCTGTTGATATTACTTATTATATTGAAGATGTGAATGCAAGTAATATTGAGGAAATTGTTAAAGGTTCAGACTTAATTCTTGATGGCACTGATAACATGACAACTCGTTTCCTCATCAATGATATTAGTCATAAGTTAGGAATACCTTGGATTTACGGAGGAGTTGTTCATTCTCGTGGGATGACTACTACTATAATTCCCTATAAGACGCCATGTTTTCGATGTTTATTTCCGGACGCAGAGATTGGACATGGTGATACTTGTGACACAGTAGGTGTTCTGAGTACTATTGTTCATATTATAGCCTCTTACCAAGCGACAGAAGCATTTAAACTACTAATCGAAGATACTCATTCAGTTAGGCAAGAAATGCTACAAATAGATGTTTGGAAAAATGACTTTGATGAGTTTCCGTTTCAACATTCTTTAAATAAAACATGTCCTTGTTGCCAACAAAAAAACTTTACATTTTTAGAAAACGCCAAATATACAAGCTTAGTTACATCATTGTGTGGAAGAAACTCCATACAAATTACACCTGAAAGTTTCCAGAACAACATTAATTTTGATGATTTTCATACTAAGTGGACGAGAGTTGGGAATGTTGTTAGGACACCCTACCTACTGCGTCTCACATACGATGAATATACTTTATCACTATTTAAAAATGGACGCTTATTAATTCAAGGGACTAATGATCAAACTATTGCCAAACGTCTTTATACAAGTTTAGTAGGTGAATAA
- a CDS encoding aldehyde ferredoxin oxidoreductase family protein → MELGGYRNHEAWVNLTDGTIEYRKLNEEDAKKYIGARGLGVKYMVDNQVYNAEPLSPENILAVMTGPLTGTRIHMSGRLCTVTRSPLTGTVTDSHLGGWTAARLKWAGFDNLIFTGKSEQPVYLYVEDGKAELKDASSLWGKTTRETVKALQELYGKKDTSIMTIGQGGENLVRYAGWMNEDDRAAGRGGTGAVAGSKNLKAIVIMGSQKGNMPQPALPDLYPDAIKAGLTAINEGALTAPRKGGLSVYGTNVLMNIMNEVGGLPTKNSQESYFPDADEISGETIRDELLVAEPTCHACPVACKKEVEVKEGKYKTRTESYEYESAWALGANCGTSNKEAIAYLINQCNDYGIDTIELGNTLSVAMEASEKGLLKEDIEWGDVDKMIALTEQIVRREGLGDILAEGPGRAAAEFGNADIAMVVKNQAIPAYDPRAVQGIGLAYATSNRGACHLRGYTIAAEIAGIPEAVDRFQVEGKGELLKIFQDLHAFSDSLDLCKFSSFSENADHYAQQYSAVVGIELTGDDIMKIGERVYNIERFFNNQAGFDGKDDTLPQRFLVEPATGNSAGSISHLAQMLKEYYHVRGWEDGVVTKEKLKELEIEVSVGA, encoded by the coding sequence ATGGAATTAGGTGGTTATCGTAATCATGAAGCTTGGGTAAATTTGACTGATGGCACTATTGAGTATCGAAAATTAAATGAAGAAGATGCGAAGAAGTACATTGGTGCAAGAGGTTTAGGTGTGAAATATATGGTTGATAATCAGGTTTACAATGCCGAGCCATTATCTCCAGAGAATATTCTTGCTGTTATGACTGGTCCTTTAACTGGTACGAGAATTCACATGAGTGGACGTCTCTGTACAGTGACTCGTTCACCTTTGACAGGAACAGTAACAGATTCACACTTAGGTGGCTGGACTGCAGCAAGACTGAAATGGGCAGGCTTCGATAATTTAATATTTACAGGAAAGAGTGAACAACCAGTTTACTTATATGTTGAAGATGGAAAAGCGGAATTAAAAGATGCCTCTAGTTTATGGGGAAAAACCACTCGCGAAACAGTAAAAGCATTACAGGAGTTGTATGGTAAAAAAGATACTAGTATTATGACGATCGGGCAAGGTGGGGAGAATTTAGTAAGGTATGCAGGTTGGATGAACGAAGACGATCGTGCAGCAGGCAGAGGCGGAACTGGTGCGGTAGCAGGATCAAAAAATTTAAAGGCCATCGTAATTATGGGAAGTCAAAAAGGTAATATGCCTCAACCTGCTCTTCCAGATCTTTATCCTGATGCAATAAAAGCTGGGCTAACAGCTATTAATGAAGGCGCTCTTACTGCACCTAGAAAAGGTGGTTTATCAGTTTATGGTACGAACGTATTAATGAATATTATGAATGAAGTTGGTGGTTTACCAACGAAAAACTCTCAGGAATCTTATTTTCCAGATGCTGATGAAATTAGTGGAGAGACGATTCGAGATGAATTATTAGTAGCAGAGCCAACGTGTCACGCCTGTCCTGTAGCCTGTAAGAAGGAAGTTGAGGTAAAGGAAGGTAAGTATAAAACAAGAACAGAAAGCTATGAATATGAATCAGCTTGGGCGTTAGGGGCAAACTGTGGCACTTCAAATAAAGAAGCTATTGCTTACTTAATTAATCAATGTAATGACTATGGAATTGACACAATTGAGTTAGGTAATACATTATCAGTAGCTATGGAAGCTTCAGAAAAAGGGCTATTGAAGGAAGATATTGAGTGGGGCGATGTTGATAAAATGATCGCACTAACAGAGCAAATCGTTCGACGAGAGGGACTTGGCGATATTTTAGCTGAAGGTCCAGGGAGAGCAGCAGCTGAATTTGGAAATGCAGATATCGCTATGGTTGTTAAAAACCAAGCAATCCCAGCTTACGACCCAAGAGCGGTTCAAGGGATTGGATTAGCGTATGCAACAAGTAATCGTGGGGCATGCCATTTAAGAGGCTATACAATAGCGGCTGAAATTGCAGGAATCCCAGAAGCAGTTGATCGTTTCCAAGTAGAAGGAAAAGGAGAACTACTAAAGATATTCCAAGACTTACACGCATTCTCCGACTCTCTTGATTTATGTAAATTCTCCTCATTCTCTGAAAATGCAGATCATTATGCACAACAATATTCTGCCGTAGTAGGAATTGAACTTACCGGTGATGACATCATGAAAATTGGTGAGAGAGTTTATAATATTGAGAGATTTTTTAATAATCAAGCTGGATTTGATGGGAAGGATGACACGTTGCCACAACGTTTCTTAGTGGAGCCTGCTACCGGAAATTCAGCGGGTTCAATCAGCCATCTTGCTCAGATGTTAAAAGAATACTATCATGTACGAGGCTGGGAAGATGGTGTGGTTACAAAAGAGAAATTAAAAGAACTAGAAATTGAAGTAAGTGTTGGAGCATAA
- a CDS encoding ubiquitin-like small modifier protein 1: MLIKVFANFREICGGKTVTLTVADGQSILSVLDKLVEQYPLMNEELFTEDRKLKPLVHVFINGRNIIHLEGLASPTKEADQIALFPPVAGG, from the coding sequence ATGCTAATTAAAGTTTTTGCGAACTTTCGAGAGATTTGCGGAGGAAAAACAGTTACTCTTACGGTAGCTGATGGTCAATCAATCTTATCGGTTCTTGATAAACTAGTAGAGCAATACCCTTTAATGAACGAAGAGTTATTTACAGAAGATAGAAAATTAAAACCGCTTGTCCATGTATTTATAAATGGTAGGAATATCATCCACCTAGAAGGGTTAGCTTCCCCAACAAAAGAAGCTGATCAAATTGCTTTATTTCCTCCGGTTGCAGGTGGCTAA
- a CDS encoding SDR family NAD(P)-dependent oxidoreductase — protein sequence MDRKVVVVTGGANGIGKEIARQYGGNRYLVVIADRDEAQGQHVTAQIIADGGEALVIKTDVSVPSNIEELFNKVHSSYGRVDVLINNAGISKWGSPYDLAVSEWDYIINTNLRSVFLCSREAAKMMRDNGGGSIVNIASTRAIMSEPNSEAYAASKGGILSLTHALAASLGTDNIRVNVVSPGWIETGNYDELRETDHQQHLTNRVGRPSDVAKACLYLTAEDNDFITGTNIIIDGGMTRKMIYEE from the coding sequence ATGGATCGTAAAGTAGTTGTTGTAACCGGAGGAGCAAATGGTATAGGCAAAGAAATTGCCAGACAATATGGAGGTAATCGTTATCTTGTAGTCATTGCTGATAGGGATGAGGCACAAGGACAGCATGTGACAGCGCAAATAATAGCTGATGGAGGTGAAGCACTAGTAATAAAAACTGATGTTAGTGTCCCCTCTAATATAGAGGAACTATTTAACAAGGTACATAGTTCCTACGGAAGAGTAGATGTGCTAATTAATAATGCAGGTATTTCAAAGTGGGGTTCACCATATGATTTGGCTGTGAGTGAGTGGGATTACATTATCAATACTAACTTGAGAAGTGTGTTCTTATGTTCTAGAGAAGCAGCAAAGATGATGAGAGATAATGGTGGTGGTTCAATCGTTAACATTGCATCGACAAGAGCGATTATGTCCGAACCAAACTCTGAAGCCTATGCTGCATCAAAAGGAGGAATATTATCTTTAACACATGCGCTAGCAGCTTCACTAGGTACCGATAACATTAGAGTTAACGTAGTCAGCCCAGGATGGATTGAGACAGGTAATTATGATGAGTTACGAGAGACTGACCATCAACAGCATTTGACGAATAGAGTTGGTAGACCGAGCGACGTTGCGAAGGCATGTCTTTATTTAACAGCAGAAGATAATGATTTTATAACTGGTACGAACATTATTATTGATGGAGGAATGACCCGCAAGATGATTTATGAAGAATAA
- a CDS encoding NCS2 family permease, which translates to MSTKQVHYPWYKKEDTDAFFALFQNNLANFVIIAVTMLGMGFPASIVFGKVIPGAAVAVIVGNLYYAYSAGKLAKKEGRANVTALSYGISTPVMFVFLFGVLAPANALTGDPELAWKIALAACMLSGLIEILLSLTGNWVRNNIPRAAMLGALAGVALTFIAGEMLFRTFQMPVVGLFVLAVILVGLVGKVTLPFKIPASLFAIVIGTVLAFTLGYSDTSKISEGLANFGFYPLLPTFAAFEGMGLLFGTMIALLAVILPITIYNAVETMNNVEAMAGEGDRYDVRECQAVDGAGTVIGSLFGGMFPTTVYIASVGSKWMGAGRGYSILNAVVFGITAMTGVIAALSAIIPISVVAPILVFVGISMVSTAFQTNETKYYPAVVLAMLPYLANFIMSRFNNSAGEAVANFSSAIVPLGQGAMFSGIILGAITVFIIDHNFKKAALFSLIGAGLSYIGLMHAPKLTFGANYDFMLGYLVIAVFFILFTFKKNTATNSIDLNSDKKIA; encoded by the coding sequence ATGTCAACTAAACAAGTTCATTACCCATGGTATAAAAAAGAAGATACCGATGCTTTCTTTGCGTTATTTCAGAACAACCTTGCTAACTTCGTTATTATTGCAGTTACAATGCTAGGTATGGGCTTTCCAGCAAGTATTGTGTTTGGAAAGGTAATTCCAGGTGCTGCTGTTGCAGTTATTGTCGGAAATTTATATTATGCTTATTCTGCTGGTAAACTGGCAAAAAAAGAAGGAAGAGCTAATGTCACTGCACTTTCTTACGGTATTAGTACACCTGTTATGTTCGTTTTCTTATTTGGTGTTTTAGCACCTGCAAATGCTTTAACAGGTGACCCTGAACTAGCTTGGAAGATTGCCCTAGCAGCGTGTATGTTAAGTGGACTCATCGAGATTTTGTTAAGTTTAACTGGAAACTGGGTAAGAAATAATATCCCTCGTGCTGCAATGTTAGGTGCACTAGCTGGGGTAGCTTTAACTTTTATCGCTGGAGAAATGTTATTCAGAACTTTCCAGATGCCTGTTGTTGGATTATTTGTGTTAGCTGTTATTTTGGTAGGTCTAGTTGGAAAGGTAACATTACCTTTTAAAATTCCAGCTTCGTTATTTGCCATTGTCATTGGAACAGTTCTAGCATTTACTTTAGGTTATTCAGATACATCAAAAATCTCAGAAGGTTTAGCTAATTTTGGTTTTTATCCATTACTACCAACTTTCGCTGCATTCGAGGGTATGGGACTTTTATTTGGAACAATGATTGCTTTATTAGCTGTAATATTACCGATTACAATTTACAACGCTGTAGAAACGATGAACAATGTTGAAGCTATGGCTGGAGAAGGTGATCGATATGATGTTAGAGAATGTCAAGCTGTTGATGGAGCAGGAACTGTGATTGGTTCTTTATTTGGTGGAATGTTCCCAACGACTGTTTATATTGCTTCCGTAGGATCAAAGTGGATGGGTGCTGGACGTGGATACAGTATTTTAAATGCAGTTGTTTTTGGAATAACAGCTATGACAGGTGTAATTGCTGCACTTTCTGCAATCATTCCAATCTCTGTTGTTGCACCAATCCTTGTATTCGTTGGTATTTCAATGGTATCTACTGCCTTTCAAACGAATGAAACAAAATACTATCCGGCAGTTGTATTAGCAATGCTTCCTTACTTAGCAAACTTTATCATGTCTCGTTTTAATAATTCAGCTGGCGAAGCGGTTGCTAATTTTTCTAGTGCTATTGTCCCACTTGGTCAAGGTGCAATGTTCTCAGGAATTATTCTTGGTGCGATTACAGTCTTTATTATTGATCATAACTTTAAGAAAGCAGCACTTTTCTCATTAATAGGTGCAGGTTTATCTTACATTGGCTTAATGCACGCACCTAAACTTACTTTTGGAGCTAATTACGATTTTATGTTAGGTTATCTCGTAATTGCAGTATTCTTTATCCTGTTTACATTTAAGAAAAACACTGCAACAAACTCTATTGATCTAAACTCTGATAAAAAGATTGCTTAG
- a CDS encoding xanthine phosphoribosyltransferase, which translates to MEELKQAILNKGVVVSNGVLKVDTFLNHQIDPILIAQMGQEFVKRFNGKEITKILTIESSGIAPAFTTALELGIPFVFARKKKSLTLSSNLLSAKVHSFTKNETNEITVSKDFILEDDKILIIDDFLANGEAALGLASLVEQANATVVGIGIVIEKSFQPGREKLEQAGYQVESLARLASLENNTVRFLEEVATK; encoded by the coding sequence ATGGAAGAATTAAAACAAGCAATTTTAAATAAAGGAGTCGTTGTATCCAACGGAGTTTTAAAAGTAGATACATTTTTGAACCATCAAATTGACCCCATTTTAATTGCTCAAATGGGACAGGAATTTGTAAAAAGATTTAACGGTAAGGAAATTACAAAAATACTAACAATTGAATCTTCTGGTATTGCACCAGCCTTCACTACCGCTCTAGAGTTAGGAATACCATTTGTGTTTGCAAGAAAGAAAAAGTCATTAACATTGAGCTCAAATTTATTATCCGCGAAGGTCCATTCATTTACTAAGAACGAGACGAATGAAATTACCGTATCTAAGGATTTCATCTTAGAAGACGACAAAATACTTATTATCGATGATTTTCTAGCAAATGGTGAAGCGGCTCTTGGGTTAGCATCTTTAGTTGAACAAGCCAATGCTACTGTTGTAGGAATAGGCATTGTTATTGAAAAATCATTTCAACCTGGAAGAGAAAAACTAGAGCAGGCCGGTTATCAAGTCGAATCCTTGGCAAGACTAGCCTCTCTTGAAAATAATACTGTTCGCTTTCTTGAAGAAGTAGCTACAAAATAA
- the cimA gene encoding citramalate synthase: MREQVFLYDTTLRDGTQGEGISLSVDDKLKIVTKLDQLGVHYIEGGWPGSNPKDMEFFRRVQELHLKKSTITAFGSTRRSGGSAENDENLLKIIESKVGTVAIFGKAWDFQVQEALRTTLAENLQMISDSVRFLKSHGLEVIFDAEHFFDGYKANKNYAMKALFAAEDAGANCIVLCDTNGGTLPHEISEIVKDVCGKVHIQVGIHCHNDGELAVANSLIAVQAGARQVQGTINGYGERCGNANLVSIIPNLQMKLTYTCVEEEHLKKLTSIAKYVHEIANQTAPSNQPFVGRSAFAHKGGMHVSAVLKHPQTYEHVLPELVGNNRRVLVSELSGQSNLMFKAQEWNIKLDKKDPTSKQLLETIKIKEHEGYQYEAAEASFELLVKQSYGSLKDYFILDYFKIFIEKNGDESFSTEAVIKLCIQDEIILTAAEGNGPVNALDHALRKALEQFYPIIRNMHLSDYKVRVLDETEATASKVRVLIESTDGQEKWSTIGVSANIIKASWLALVDSVQYYLMKNDDVIELVYPQKTNNSLGVSNH, from the coding sequence TTGAGGGAACAAGTTTTTCTCTATGATACGACCTTAAGGGATGGGACCCAAGGTGAGGGAATTAGTTTATCGGTTGATGATAAATTAAAAATTGTTACAAAGTTAGATCAGCTTGGAGTGCATTACATTGAGGGTGGTTGGCCAGGAAGTAATCCCAAGGATATGGAGTTTTTTCGGAGAGTCCAAGAATTACATTTGAAGAAAAGTACAATTACCGCATTTGGTAGTACGAGAAGGAGTGGGGGTAGCGCAGAGAATGATGAAAATCTCTTAAAAATAATTGAAAGTAAGGTAGGTACAGTCGCAATTTTTGGTAAAGCATGGGACTTCCAAGTTCAAGAAGCCTTGCGAACAACGTTAGCAGAAAACCTTCAAATGATTAGTGATTCTGTACGCTTCTTAAAAAGCCATGGTTTAGAAGTGATCTTTGATGCTGAACATTTTTTTGATGGTTATAAAGCTAATAAAAATTATGCAATGAAAGCCTTGTTTGCTGCAGAAGATGCAGGAGCTAACTGCATAGTGTTATGTGATACAAATGGTGGTACATTACCACATGAAATTTCTGAAATTGTCAAAGATGTTTGTGGTAAAGTACATATTCAAGTGGGAATTCACTGTCATAATGATGGAGAACTAGCGGTTGCAAATTCATTAATAGCTGTCCAGGCTGGGGCAAGACAAGTGCAAGGGACAATAAATGGTTACGGTGAACGCTGCGGTAACGCCAATCTAGTTTCAATTATTCCTAATTTACAAATGAAGTTAACGTATACTTGTGTGGAAGAAGAACACTTAAAAAAGTTAACATCAATAGCCAAATATGTTCATGAAATAGCTAATCAAACAGCTCCTAGTAATCAGCCTTTTGTAGGTAGAAGTGCTTTCGCTCATAAAGGGGGGATGCATGTGAGTGCAGTATTAAAACACCCCCAAACATATGAACATGTGTTGCCAGAGCTAGTAGGGAATAATCGCAGAGTATTAGTTTCTGAGCTATCAGGCCAGAGTAATTTGATGTTTAAAGCGCAGGAATGGAACATAAAGCTTGATAAAAAAGACCCGACCTCAAAACAATTATTAGAGACAATTAAGATAAAAGAGCATGAAGGCTATCAGTATGAGGCAGCGGAAGCTTCCTTTGAACTTCTTGTCAAACAGAGCTACGGTAGTTTGAAAGACTATTTTATATTAGACTATTTTAAAATATTTATTGAAAAAAATGGAGACGAAAGTTTTTCAACAGAAGCAGTTATTAAGCTTTGCATACAAGATGAAATCATTTTAACTGCAGCGGAGGGGAATGGTCCTGTAAATGCCTTAGACCATGCGTTACGAAAGGCACTAGAGCAGTTTTACCCGATAATTAGAAATATGCATTTATCGGACTATAAAGTTCGAGTGTTAGATGAAACAGAGGCTACCGCCTCAAAGGTACGAGTGCTAATTGAGTCTACTGATGGTCAAGAGAAATGGAGTACCATTGGTGTTTCAGCAAACATAATAAAAGCAAGTTGGTTAGCACTTGTAGATAGTGTTCAATATTATCTAATGAAAAACGATGATGTAATTGAGCTCGTCTATCCCCAAAAAACAAACAATAGTCTTGGAGTAAGTAACCATTAA
- a CDS encoding IS110 family transposase, which produces MKHVLAFDVSMGKSTMVIYNHYKKCEFEGEINHNKLSFKALNEKICEITKLDGQAPEIVFEASGVYSRPLEYFFQTEGYPYHRVSPLEANLQTASMRRHKTDKSDAHELAKSHFRTERTTTYQEENYYKQMRALTRYYDELESESTNLFSRMHAILQLSFPELEHLFSKRSALFLNIVQLYPHPDEVLECSKTVIRNRLKANTKKNLSLTRAEEKGIGLLHAAQNSYPAISKEDVRCEQVRDYAKRISDLKEKKEQIIKQMAELSKGRIEFQVLTSFPGIGEVTAVRLIGEIGDLRRFQNHKQLNAYVGIDIMRYQSGNTFYKDKINKRGNNKLRKILYFMIQTMIKLRKKTNNHIIEYYDKLKTQPHGKPHKVASIACVNKFLKVAFHLITHNITYDYEAASTCS; this is translated from the coding sequence ATGAAACATGTACTGGCATTCGATGTTAGTATGGGGAAAAGTACGATGGTTATCTATAACCACTATAAGAAATGTGAATTTGAAGGCGAAATTAATCATAATAAGTTGTCTTTTAAAGCCTTGAATGAAAAGATTTGTGAAATCACTAAACTGGATGGTCAGGCACCTGAAATTGTATTCGAAGCATCAGGAGTTTATTCAAGACCATTAGAATACTTCTTTCAAACAGAAGGCTACCCCTATCATAGAGTTAGCCCGTTAGAAGCGAATTTACAAACAGCTTCAATGCGCCGTCATAAGACTGATAAAAGCGATGCCCATGAGCTTGCTAAATCCCACTTTCGGACAGAACGTACAACGACATATCAAGAAGAAAACTATTATAAACAGATGCGCGCACTTACACGTTATTATGATGAATTAGAAAGTGAATCTACCAACCTATTCAGCCGTATGCACGCTATTTTACAACTAAGTTTCCCTGAGCTAGAACATCTTTTTTCAAAACGTTCTGCACTCTTTTTAAATATTGTTCAGCTTTATCCACACCCAGATGAAGTATTGGAGTGTTCTAAAACTGTGATACGAAACCGATTAAAAGCGAATACAAAAAAGAATCTATCCCTTACACGCGCTGAAGAAAAAGGAATAGGACTGCTTCACGCTGCCCAAAACTCATATCCAGCAATTTCGAAAGAAGATGTGAGATGTGAACAAGTGCGTGATTATGCTAAACGTATTTCAGACTTAAAAGAGAAAAAAGAACAGATTATTAAACAAATGGCAGAGCTATCAAAAGGACGCATAGAATTTCAAGTGCTAACTTCTTTTCCGGGGATTGGTGAAGTAACAGCGGTAAGATTAATTGGAGAAATCGGAGATCTTCGACGCTTTCAAAACCATAAACAATTGAATGCGTATGTTGGGATCGACATTATGCGGTATCAATCTGGTAATACATTTTATAAAGATAAAATTAACAAACGTGGGAATAACAAGCTACGAAAAATCTTATACTTTATGATTCAGACGATGATTAAACTACGTAAGAAGACTAACAATCATATTATAGAATACTACGACAAATTAAAAACGCAACCTCATGGAAAACCCCATAAAGTTGCGTCCATTGCGTGTGTAAATAAGTTTTTGAAAGTGGCATTTCATCTAATCACACACAACATCACCTATGATTACGAAGCGGCATCAACCTGTTCGTAA
- a CDS encoding TIGR03943 family putative permease subunit: MNNKGDLGFHAYIRGIILFGFALLILGFIITDNMKYYIAPKMMPFIYFSIIVFFLLGILQIFRSTKKGQAEEEIDCDCGLDHQVKGPGWIKLLIYSIFIVPLLMGFMIPDQALNSQVAANRGIIYGSGMNLAKPVDSSTPRADQFLNDPEGYLASLESIDEDIEHFQIEDYYDEEWFSEYYKELMTELLNEPVIQVTDQNYLDIMTLLDLHLESFIGKELEITGFVFREQDFEENRLVVARFSMTCCTADAGVYGTLVETEDAHLYENDMWIRVRGTINKTEYHGYQLPIIQLREVTVVAEPESPYVYPSFR, encoded by the coding sequence TTGAACAATAAAGGCGACTTAGGTTTTCACGCTTATATTAGAGGTATTATCCTCTTCGGTTTTGCCTTACTGATTTTAGGCTTCATTATTACCGACAACATGAAATACTATATTGCCCCTAAAATGATGCCTTTTATTTATTTTTCAATTATTGTCTTTTTCTTACTTGGTATCCTCCAAATTTTTCGGAGTACAAAAAAGGGCCAAGCTGAAGAAGAAATAGATTGTGATTGTGGTTTAGATCACCAAGTAAAAGGACCCGGTTGGATTAAGCTACTAATATATTCAATCTTTATCGTCCCACTTCTGATGGGATTTATGATTCCAGATCAAGCGTTAAATAGTCAAGTAGCCGCTAATCGCGGAATTATTTATGGCTCTGGAATGAACCTTGCAAAACCAGTAGACTCTTCTACACCTCGTGCAGACCAATTCTTGAATGATCCCGAAGGCTATTTAGCTAGTTTAGAATCGATTGATGAGGATATTGAACATTTTCAAATTGAGGACTATTACGATGAAGAGTGGTTTAGTGAATACTATAAAGAGCTAATGACCGAATTATTAAATGAACCAGTAATACAAGTCACGGATCAAAACTATTTAGACATTATGACCCTACTTGACTTGCATTTGGAAAGCTTTATCGGGAAAGAACTAGAAATCACTGGATTTGTTTTTCGAGAACAGGATTTTGAGGAAAACCGATTAGTAGTCGCTAGATTTTCAATGACATGTTGTACAGCAGATGCAGGTGTCTATGGAACATTAGTTGAAACTGAGGACGCCCATTTATATGAAAATGATATGTGGATAAGAGTGAGAGGAACTATCAATAAGACGGAGTATCATGGCTACCAGTTGCCAATCATCCAATTACGTGAAGTGACTGTTGTTGCTGAACCGGAATCTCCGTATGTATATCCAAGTTTTCGATAA